TACGTGACGTCCGAGCGGTACGTTAATACGGGCCGCGTCCGATTCGGGAGTCGATGGCACGCCACGCGGTGGCACTCGCGTTGCTCGCGCTCGTCGTCTTGTCGGGGTGTTTGACGGCGAACCCGACGAGCGGCGAGCGCAGCGAGGCGCCGGCCGCGGAGTTGCCACACGACGACCGGAGCGTGTCGAATCCGCCGTACGGAGCGTACGACAACCCGTGGCGCACGGACGAGATTACCGTCGTGGTGAAAGACGCCGCGGGGATGGAGCGGAACGTCGCGCCGGACGTGATGAAGACGCTGCAGTACTGGGAGGAGACCGCGGGCCGGGACGCGGCGTACCGCCCGAACTATCGGCTTCGCAGCGAGGCCGACGACCCGGACATTCGCGTGGTGCTCGTGCGCACCGTGGAGGGGTGTGGTGTACACGGTGACCGCGTCGCGTTGGGGTGTGCGCCGGTCTTGGACGCCGACGACACCGTGGACGACACGGTGACGATTCGCGTTCGCGCGGGGCACTCCTCGGCGACAACCCGAGAGATTCTGAAACACGAGTTCGGGCACACGCTCGGCTACCGGCACGGCGACGGTCTCGGTGTGATGTCCGAGGAGTTGTCGACACGCGCGCCGGTCGACGTGGTGAACGCGAGCGCCCGCGAGTACCCGTGGGCGTCCGAGCAGTTGGCCGTGGCCGTGACGAGTGCCGAGGGCGGCGTGACGGACGCGCAGCGAGCGCGCGTGCGGAGCGCTCTCGAGTACTACCAGCGCGGTGCGGGGGGCGCGGTGCCGCGACCGCCGTCGTTCTCGCTCGTGGACGACCCGTCGACGGCGGACGTGGTGGTGTCACTGACCGACGACGTCGACGGCTGTCCCGTCGTCGGGCCGAGCGAGTCCTGCGTCGAGTGGCAGGGGCCGAGCGTCGACGACGACCCGAAGCCGGAGTACTACACGGGCGCGAGAATCGTCGTCGGCGCTTCGGGGCACGACCGGCCGGGCTGGCACCTCGGCTACTGGCTCGGGCATTCGCTGTGGACGGACGGCTACCCGAAGCCGTTCCAGACCGGGCCGGGCGACGAGAAGCCGGCGGCGACGACGTGGTAGCGGGCGTTACTCCGCCTCGTCTTCGTCCACTACTTCCATCCCGCGGTTGTTGATGGCGTCCGGGTCGAGACCGACCTCTTCGAGGAAGTTCCGGTACTCGCGTTCGGCGGACTCGCCGGCTTTCTGCTTGTCGCTGGCGGTGTCACACAACTCGACGAGGTTCTCGGGGACGTCGTTCTGGTAGACGATCCAGTGGTTCACGAGGTCGCTCATGCGGCGGATGGGGCTCGTGAAGTGCCCGTAAATCTCGAAGTTGAGCGCGTGGTGGCCGCCGAACGGGTCGTTCATGTACTTCGCTCGCGGCATCACCTTCATCACCGCCCACTGAATCTTCCCGAGTTGGCGCTCGGGCGCCTGCTCTAAGGTGGCGTTGACGGCCTTCCGGGGGTCGTCCCACGAGTCGCCGGGGATGGAGACGCCGTCGAGTTCCTGAATTTCGCGGAGCGCGTCGTCCCACTCGTCGGGACTCGGCTGGGGGTGGACGCGGTAGACGGCTTCGACGCCGCGATTCCACATGAGTTCGTGCGTGACGGCCTTGTTCGCCTTCAGCATGCACTCCTCGATGATGGTGTGCGCGCGGTCCCGGCGCGGATTCAGGACGAGGCTCCCCTCTTCTTTGCGCTGTTCGTGCATCTGGTCGGCGAGTTCGAAGACGAGCGAGATTTCGTCGTGGAGGGGCGCGTCCTCGTCGTCGAGGCGTGCCTCGGTCTCCTTGTACGTGAGGCGTTCGTCGCTGTGGATGACGGACTTGTAAATCTCGATGTTCTGGTAGGAGAGGTCCTCCTTGTCGAGGTGCATCTCGACGGTGTGCGCGAGGCGGTCCTCCTCGGGGACCAGCGAGCACACCGTCTCCGCGAGCACGGGCGGGAGCATGTGCATCGTGTAGCCGGGGAGGTAGACGGTGTTCCCGCGGTCGATGGCCTCGTCCCACATCGCCGAGTCCGGGTGGACGTAGTGGGTGACGTCCGCGATGTGGACCCAGACGACGTACTCGTCGTCGCGCTCGAGGACGCTGATGGCGTCGTCGAAGTCCTGGGCGTCCACGGGGTCGGTCGTCCACGTCGGGAGCGGTCGCAT
The nucleotide sequence above comes from Halobacterium litoreum. Encoded proteins:
- a CDS encoding RNB domain-containing ribonuclease, whose protein sequence is MSNDAGAQQGTIEDQGPVEVSPELARQIENKREDLFEKFELHDEFPPEVIEEAEERTEDVQEEIQSEVEERADMRPLPTWTTDPVDAQDFDDAISVLERDDEYVVWVHIADVTHYVHPDSAMWDEAIDRGNTVYLPGYTMHMLPPVLAETVCSLVPEEDRLAHTVEMHLDKEDLSYQNIEIYKSVIHSDERLTYKETEARLDDEDAPLHDEISLVFELADQMHEQRKEEGSLVLNPRRDRAHTIIEECMLKANKAVTHELMWNRGVEAVYRVHPQPSPDEWDDALREIQELDGVSIPGDSWDDPRKAVNATLEQAPERQLGKIQWAVMKVMPRAKYMNDPFGGHHALNFEIYGHFTSPIRRMSDLVNHWIVYQNDVPENLVELCDTASDKQKAGESAEREYRNFLEEVGLDPDAINNRGMEVVDEDEAE